From a region of the Zingiber officinale cultivar Zhangliang chromosome 4B, Zo_v1.1, whole genome shotgun sequence genome:
- the LOC121978062 gene encoding UDP-glycosyltransferase 83A1-like — protein sequence MGLPHVLALPYPAQGHVIPLMEVCNCLVDHGFKVTFVNTEFNHKRLLAALSTESTMEHIALVSVPDGLGPEEDRSDHGSLTEAIVNVMPRCFLEELIEKSNETEDPMTCMLVDDSMGWALEIGRKKGLRSAAFWPASAQLLATFLSIPELVSRGVIDGDGTPIPEHETFQLGPGMPFINASHLVWNRYGDDRTKKLIFNHIVNNNRTIDVPEFIICNSFKELEEPTFRYNPKILPIGPLVTSLRPNRAVANFWPEDAACLSWLDEQQPGSVVYVAFGSFTIFGRRQFQEFALGLEATGRPFLWVVRPDLTGDSADAYPDGFKERVGDRGKIVAWAPQQKVLAHPSVACFVSHCGWNSTMEGVRNGKLFLCWPYFADQFLNQNYICDDWKVGLRMTPDESGIVKREQVKSKVEELLSNEEMRARASMLKENAQRNINEGGASFENLKTFMDAFKA from the exons ATGGGCTTGCCACACGTTCTCGCCCTGCCATACCCTGCCCAAGGCCATGTCATTCCCCTCATGGAGGTCTGCAACTGCTTGGTGGATCACGGCTTCAAGGTCACCTTCGTCAATACCGAGTTCAACCACAAGCGTCTGCTCGCCGCGTTGTCCacggagagcaccatggagcatATCGCTCTGGTCTCGGTCCCTGACGGATTAGGTCCGGAGGAAGACCGGAGCGATCACGGGAGTCTCACAGAAGCAATAGTGAACGTTATGCCGCGATGCTTCTTGGAGGAACTAATCGAGAAGAGCAACGAAACAGAGGATCCGATGACTTGCATGTTGGTGGATGATAGCATGGGATGGGCGCTCGAGATTGGCCGGAAGAAGGGTCTCCGGTCAGCCGCGTTCTGGCCGGCCTCAGCCCAGCTTCTGGCCACTTTTCTGAGCATTCCAGAGTTGGTTTCGAGAGGCGTCATCGACGGCGATG GCACACCAATCCCAGAACACGAGACGTTCCAGCTCGGTCCCGGCATGCCATTCATCAACGCGTCCCACTTGGTATGGAACCGATATGGAGATGACAGAACCAAAAAGCTAATCTTCAACCACATCGTCAACAACAACAGGACCATCGACGTCCCGGAGTTCATCATTTGCAACTCCTTCAAAGAGCTTGAAGAGCCAACCTTCCGTTACAATCCAAAGATTCTTCCCATCGGGCCGCTGGTAACCAGCCTCCGGCCGAACCGCGCCGTGGCGAATTTCTGGCCGGAGGACGCGGCCTGCTTGTCGTGGCTGGACGAGCAGCAGCCGGGTTCCGTCGTCTACGTGGCTTTCGGGAGCTTCACCATCTTCGGCCGCAGGCAGTTCCAGGAGTTCGCCCTCGGGCTGGAGGCGACTGGCCGACCGTTCTTGTGGGTGGTCCGGCCCGACCTCACCGGCGACTCTGCCGATGCTTATCCGGATGGATTCAAAGAGCGTGTCGGAGACAGAGGGAAGATTGTGGCTTGGGCACCACAACAGAAGGTCCTTGCTCACCCTTCTGTCGCTTGCTTCGTGTCTCACTGCGGTTGGAACTCCACCATGGAAGGCGTCAGGAACGGGAAGCTCTTCCTCTGTTGGCCATATTTTGCGGACCAATTCCTGAACCAGAACTACATTTGTGACGATTGGAAGGTGGGTCTGCGAATGACGCCTGACGAGAGTGGGATCGTTAAGCGGGAACAGGTGAAATCCAAGGTAGAAGAGTTGCTTTCGAACGAGGAGATGAGAGCAAGGGCATCGATGTTGAAAGAGAACGCTCAGCGAAACATTAACGAAGGAGGTGCTTCGTTCGAGAATCTGAAGACCTTTATGGATGCATTCAAAGCATAG
- the LOC121978063 gene encoding uncharacterized protein LOC121978063, which yields MVDPLRRSSFCTLNKRYNFVSFDIGNILVASSCGRAVRKRLIASKHNDNKWKNCKHNPQGNASFSNKRETRPHANNPGIPTCNTRKLVSAVLMRDFKRLQQDPPAGISGAPHDNNIMLWNAVIFGPDDTPWDGGNL from the exons ATGGTGGATCCACTAAGAAGGTCATCATTTTGTACACTAAACAAAAGGTACAACTTCGTGTCGTTTGATATCGGAAATATTTTGGTTGCGAGTAGTTGTGGCCGTGCGGTTAGAAAAAGGCTCATTG CCAGCAAGCACAATGACAACAAGTGGAAGAACTGCAAACACAACCCACAAGGCAATGCCAGCTTTAGCAACAAAAGAGAGACAAGGCCACATGCAAATAATCCAGGAATTCCAACCTGCAACACCAGAAAATTGGTATCAGCGGTGCTCATGAGGGACTTCAAAAGACTGCAGCAGGATCCTCCAGCTGGTATCAGCGGTGCTCCTCATGACAACAACATCATGCTTTGGAATGCTGTTATATTTGG CCCAGATGATACACCTTGGGATGGAGGTAACTTGTAG